In the Hyphomonadaceae bacterium BL14 genome, one interval contains:
- a CDS encoding ATP-binding protein, translating to MLMIGPPGAGKSMLAARAPGLLPPLDARELLEVSMIQSVAGLVERGRLSRTRPFRAPHHSASMAAMVGGGSRIKPGEASLAHHGVLFLDELPEFHPQVLDSLRQPLETGEIAVARANQRVTFPARFQLIAAMNPCRCGWAGQNGQACGRGPRCVDSYQARVSGPMMDRIDLQIDVPPVTPADLALPPAPEGTAEAAARVARARAAQTERGGLNARLSGDRLDSATAPDAAGRDLLARASEAMGLTARAYHRILRVARTIADLDGADAVRRIHVAEALSARRVRAATEAVSRPGARSASSALGLR from the coding sequence ATGCTCATGATCGGCCCGCCGGGCGCAGGCAAATCCATGCTGGCGGCGCGCGCCCCGGGCCTGTTGCCGCCGCTGGATGCGCGCGAGCTCTTGGAAGTGTCCATGATCCAGTCCGTGGCCGGTCTGGTGGAGCGCGGCCGCCTGTCGCGCACGCGCCCCTTCCGCGCCCCGCATCACTCGGCCTCCATGGCCGCCATGGTGGGCGGCGGATCGCGCATCAAGCCGGGCGAGGCGTCGCTGGCCCATCACGGTGTGCTCTTCCTGGATGAGCTTCCGGAGTTCCACCCCCAGGTGCTCGACAGTCTGCGCCAGCCGCTGGAGACAGGGGAGATCGCCGTGGCCCGCGCCAATCAGCGCGTCACCTTCCCGGCCCGCTTCCAGCTTATCGCCGCGATGAATCCCTGCCGCTGCGGCTGGGCCGGGCAGAATGGCCAGGCTTGCGGGCGCGGTCCGCGCTGTGTGGACAGCTATCAGGCGCGGGTGTCGGGACCGATGATGGACCGGATCGACCTCCAGATCGACGTGCCGCCGGTCACGCCGGCCGATCTCGCCTTGCCCCCGGCACCCGAGGGTACGGCGGAAGCCGCCGCTCGGGTCGCCCGGGCGCGCGCCGCCCAGACCGAACGCGGCGGGCTCAATGCCCGCCTGTCCGGCGACCGGCTCGACAGCGCCACCGCGCCCGATGCGGCCGGGCGTGATCTGCTGGCGCGGGCGTCTGAGGCCATGGGCCTCACCGCGCGGGCCTATCACCGCATCTTGCGCGTGGCGCGCACCATCGCCGATCTCGACGGCGCTGACGCCGTGCGCCGCATCCATGTCGCCGAAGCGCTCAGCGCCCGCCGGGTGCGCGCGGCCACCGAAGCGGTGTCACGCCCCGGCGCGCGCAGCGCCTCGTCCGCGCTCGGGCTGCGCTAG
- a CDS encoding penicillin-binding protein activator: MTAPVSISARLRPSLAGALVTAAALALSACGATTPSSQVPTGPSRPVVGEPPEPATAAADMSQRVYTPAHLAGRERELVRVGLLLPFGSRNAGARAEASHLLRAAELALFEQGGTAMLLLPKDTGGTPEGGREAAESAIADGADLIIGPLFSAAAGSVGEIARAARIPVIAFSTDASVAGDGLYLLSFPPEEEVRRVTEYALDQGATRFAAVTPDSAYGQLARDTYAATIGARLGFDPLAEVSSVQLPVPDGAPDGTAPRTVERSFRTGLVGSETYSGDVESMTQAARRLARLGVERLDPRRAATMSGANWQPSQGSPFQVVLLPEGGDRLRMLAPVLVFEDIDPLLVKFIGTGLWRDGSLAREPALAHGWFASAEPEARGRFERAYEAVYSDSPSRLAGLAYDAVSLAAMLAREPGRGDARPFIEQPGGFYGVDGLFRFRPDGTIERALSVYTIQGGQFRVISPAPDRFDDAPPPRAMDRTGPS; encoded by the coding sequence ATGACAGCGCCAGTTTCCATCAGCGCGCGCCTGCGGCCAAGCCTTGCCGGCGCGCTTGTCACGGCGGCTGCGCTCGCCCTGTCGGCCTGCGGCGCGACCACACCCTCCAGTCAGGTCCCGACCGGGCCGTCGCGCCCTGTGGTCGGCGAGCCGCCCGAACCGGCAACGGCTGCGGCGGACATGAGCCAGCGCGTCTATACGCCCGCGCATCTGGCAGGCCGCGAGCGTGAGCTGGTGCGGGTCGGGCTGCTGCTGCCCTTCGGCTCCCGGAATGCCGGCGCCCGCGCCGAGGCGTCCCACCTCTTGCGCGCGGCGGAGCTGGCCCTGTTCGAACAGGGCGGTACGGCCATGCTGCTGCTGCCCAAGGACACCGGCGGCACGCCGGAAGGCGGGCGCGAGGCGGCGGAATCGGCCATCGCCGACGGCGCGGACCTGATCATCGGACCTTTGTTCAGCGCTGCGGCGGGCAGCGTGGGAGAGATCGCCCGCGCTGCGCGCATTCCGGTGATCGCATTTTCCACCGACGCCAGCGTTGCCGGGGACGGGCTGTATCTGTTGAGCTTTCCGCCGGAAGAGGAAGTGCGGCGCGTAACGGAGTATGCGCTCGATCAGGGTGCCACCCGCTTCGCCGCCGTGACGCCGGACAGCGCCTATGGGCAGCTGGCGCGCGACACCTACGCGGCGACCATTGGCGCGCGGCTGGGGTTTGATCCGCTGGCGGAAGTGTCGTCTGTGCAATTGCCTGTGCCCGATGGCGCGCCCGACGGGACGGCACCGCGCACGGTGGAGCGCAGCTTCCGGACCGGACTGGTGGGCAGCGAAACCTATAGCGGCGATGTGGAGTCCATGACCCAGGCGGCGCGCCGGCTGGCACGTCTGGGCGTGGAGCGTCTCGACCCCCGCCGGGCGGCGACCATGAGCGGTGCCAATTGGCAGCCCTCGCAAGGCTCGCCCTTCCAGGTGGTGCTGCTGCCCGAAGGTGGCGACCGCCTGCGCATGCTGGCACCGGTTCTGGTGTTCGAGGATATCGACCCGCTTCTGGTGAAATTCATTGGTACCGGCCTGTGGCGTGATGGCAGCCTGGCGCGCGAGCCGGCGCTCGCCCATGGCTGGTTCGCCAGCGCCGAACCTGAAGCGCGCGGGCGCTTTGAGCGGGCCTATGAAGCGGTCTATAGCGATTCGCCTTCGCGTCTGGCGGGCCTGGCCTATGACGCGGTCTCGCTGGCGGCGATGCTGGCGCGTGAGCCGGGACGCGGCGATGCACGGCCCTTCATCGAGCAGCCGGGCGGGTTTTATGGCGTGGACGGGCTGTTCCGCTTCCGCCCAGACGGCACGATCGAGCGGGCGCTGTCAGTGTACACTATCCAGGGCGGCCAGTTCCGGGTGATCTCGCCCGCGCCGGACCGGTTCGACGATGCGCCGCCGCCGCGCGCGATGGACCGCACCGGCCCGAGCTGA
- a CDS encoding beta-lactamase family protein: MSIEIHGALAPGFEPVRAVFEENFATRGELGAAFALIRNGEVLCDLRAGWADRARTRPWAPDTLVPVFSSGKAVTALVMAWLVDQGRLDYDAPVSALWPDFAAEGKGDVTIAQALSHQAGLPGPVAGIEPADWFDRGRMEAHFAAMVPLWTPGDGSGYHPLSFGVLADAIARRADTNGRSVGGILREMVAGPRGIDCHIGLPEAEHARAAEHVLPARAPNLGTITPEKQAAFLNPGSSPGRKGAAAWRSAELPAANAHATALSLARLMAPFACEGRLDGEAFLGHDTLAAALKPRAAGPDRVLPFDLSFAAGVMINRASGAFGPEPRTVGHYGFGGSCVFADPVRGLSGAYVMNRQMDVLVGDARAQALIDASYRCL, translated from the coding sequence GGTGCGCGCAGTCTTTGAAGAGAATTTCGCCACCCGCGGCGAGCTGGGCGCGGCGTTTGCGCTGATCCGGAACGGTGAGGTTCTCTGCGATCTCCGCGCCGGCTGGGCAGACCGGGCGCGCACCCGGCCCTGGGCACCGGACACGCTTGTCCCGGTCTTCTCCAGCGGCAAGGCGGTGACGGCGCTGGTCATGGCCTGGCTGGTTGATCAGGGGCGACTTGACTATGACGCGCCGGTCAGCGCGCTGTGGCCCGACTTCGCCGCTGAGGGCAAGGGGGATGTGACCATCGCCCAGGCCCTGTCCCATCAGGCGGGATTGCCCGGCCCGGTAGCGGGCATCGAGCCCGCCGACTGGTTTGACCGCGGCAGGATGGAAGCCCATTTCGCTGCCATGGTCCCCCTGTGGACGCCGGGCGACGGGTCCGGCTACCACCCGCTGAGCTTCGGCGTGCTGGCCGACGCTATTGCGCGCCGGGCAGATACGAACGGTCGTTCGGTAGGCGGAATTTTGCGTGAGATGGTCGCCGGCCCGCGCGGGATTGACTGCCATATCGGCCTGCCCGAGGCCGAGCACGCCCGCGCCGCCGAGCATGTCTTGCCGGCGCGCGCGCCAAATCTGGGGACCATCACGCCGGAAAAACAGGCCGCCTTCCTCAATCCCGGCTCCTCGCCGGGACGCAAGGGCGCTGCGGCCTGGCGCAGCGCCGAGCTGCCTGCGGCCAACGCCCACGCCACGGCCCTGTCGCTGGCCCGGCTGATGGCACCCTTCGCCTGTGAGGGACGGCTGGATGGCGAGGCGTTCCTGGGGCACGACACGCTCGCCGCCGCGCTCAAACCCCGCGCGGCGGGACCTGACCGGGTTTTGCCCTTTGATCTGAGTTTTGCCGCCGGCGTGATGATCAATCGCGCCAGCGGCGCGTTCGGGCCCGAGCCGCGCACGGTAGGTCATTACGGGTTTGGCGGCAGCTGCGTGTTCGCCGATCCGGTGCGCGGCCTGTCGGGCGCCTATGTGATGAACCGGCAGATGGACGTGCTGGTCGGCGATGCCCGCGCCCAGGCGCTGATTGACGCATCGTATCGCTGCCTCTGA
- a CDS encoding recombinase family protein → MLQFVIYRRVSTEEQGRSGLGLEAQDRDIALFLETYAETPFEIIGEFTDVLSGKGDDRPQLQAALDLVRSRGATLLVAKLDRLSRKVSFIASVMDDKRVNLRVASMPHADKFQLHIYAALAEQEREFISLRTKQALAAAKARGVKLGGDRGNIAQINAAKRRRADAFAQTVEGIVRPLKERGASLREIAEALNAAGVQTRGGGRWHPNTVSRVMARLEAV, encoded by the coding sequence ATGCTCCAGTTCGTCATCTACCGCCGTGTGTCCACAGAGGAGCAAGGCCGCTCCGGTCTGGGGCTGGAGGCGCAGGACAGGGACATAGCCCTGTTCTTGGAGACCTACGCCGAGACGCCCTTTGAGATCATCGGGGAGTTCACCGACGTACTCTCCGGGAAGGGTGATGACCGGCCTCAGCTCCAGGCGGCGCTGGACCTCGTGCGTAGCCGGGGAGCCACCCTTCTGGTCGCGAAGCTGGACCGGTTATCCCGCAAGGTCTCGTTCATCGCGTCGGTGATGGATGACAAGCGGGTGAACCTCCGGGTGGCGTCCATGCCCCATGCGGACAAGTTCCAGCTCCACATCTACGCGGCGCTGGCGGAGCAAGAGCGAGAGTTCATCTCCCTCAGGACCAAGCAAGCGCTGGCCGCCGCCAAGGCCCGTGGCGTGAAGCTGGGGGGCGACAGAGGCAACATAGCCCAGATCAACGCCGCCAAGCGCCGCCGTGCGGACGCTTTCGCCCAGACCGTGGAGGGGATCGTGAGGCCCCTGAAGGAACGCGGGGCCAGCCTCAGGGAGATCGCTGAGGCCCTCAACGCCGCTGGGGTGCAGACACGGGGCGGGGGGCGCTGGCACCCCAACACCGTCAGCCGGGTGATGGCGAGGCTGGAGGCGGTGTGA
- the queG gene encoding tRNA epoxyqueuosine(34) reductase QueG: MTSEPATLADRARALALEAGFSTAHIARADEPWDAGDRLRAFVEAGRHGSMDWMEETLERRVHPTAMWPEAKSAVVVGLDYGPDSDPLEALKQTREPAISVYAQNRDYHDVLKKRLKALARAFHAETGAGVKVFVDTAPLMEKPLAERSGLGWQGKHTNLVSRSFGSWLFLGVMLTEADLTPDAPEADHCGSCRACLDVCPTNAFPAPYQLDARLCISYLTIEHKGPVARELRPLMGNRIYGCDDCLAVCPWNKFAQATAEIAFHPRESLTGLTLAGLSALDDAAFRALFTASPVKRIGRERFVRNVLYALGNSGAPDLAQAAVDRLDDDSALVRGAAVWALARLDLARFGAERARRAAAEPDPQVREDWAQGAA; this comes from the coding sequence ATGACTAGTGAACCCGCTACCCTCGCCGACCGCGCCCGCGCCCTCGCCCTCGAGGCCGGCTTCTCAACCGCCCATATCGCGCGCGCCGATGAACCCTGGGACGCGGGGGATCGCCTGCGCGCCTTTGTCGAGGCGGGCCGCCACGGCAGCATGGACTGGATGGAAGAGACGCTGGAGCGGCGCGTCCATCCCACTGCGATGTGGCCGGAGGCGAAATCGGCTGTGGTGGTGGGGCTCGATTACGGGCCGGACAGCGATCCGCTCGAAGCGCTGAAACAGACCCGTGAGCCGGCGATCTCGGTCTATGCGCAAAACCGCGATTATCATGATGTGCTCAAAAAGCGCCTGAAAGCGCTGGCGCGCGCCTTCCACGCCGAGACCGGCGCCGGCGTGAAGGTGTTCGTCGACACCGCCCCGCTGATGGAAAAACCGCTGGCCGAGCGGTCGGGCCTCGGCTGGCAGGGCAAGCACACCAATCTGGTCAGCCGGTCCTTCGGCTCCTGGCTGTTTCTGGGCGTGATGCTCACCGAAGCTGATCTCACCCCCGACGCGCCCGAGGCCGATCATTGCGGCTCGTGCCGGGCCTGCCTTGATGTGTGCCCCACCAACGCTTTTCCCGCGCCCTACCAGCTCGATGCGCGGCTGTGCATCTCCTACCTCACCATCGAGCACAAAGGCCCGGTGGCGCGTGAATTGCGGCCCCTGATGGGCAATCGCATCTATGGCTGTGATGACTGCCTGGCGGTGTGTCCGTGGAACAAGTTTGCGCAAGCGACCGCCGAGATCGCCTTCCATCCGCGTGAAAGCCTGACGGGATTGACGCTCGCCGGGCTCAGCGCGCTGGACGACGCGGCGTTTCGCGCCCTGTTTACCGCCTCGCCGGTCAAGCGCATCGGGCGGGAGCGGTTTGTACGCAATGTGCTCTATGCGCTGGGCAATTCGGGCGCGCCCGATCTCGCCCAGGCGGCGGTCGACCGGCTCGATGATGACAGCGCGCTGGTGCGCGGCGCAGCGGTCTGGGCGCTGGCGCGGCTGGACCTGGCCCGGTTCGGGGCCGAACGCGCGCGGCGCGCGGCGGCAGAGCCGGACCCGCAGGTGCGCGAAGACTGGGCGCAGGGGGCTGCCTGA
- a CDS encoding translation initiation factor 2: MYKSKMLAMACCGALLAGCGTITRGSNDTWVVETTPAGASVSTSNGYQCESTPCAIKMPRRSEFVATITLDGYQTHRVNVTYQASTAGGTAMAGNVLVGGLIGAGVDAYSGSMNDLVPNPVHVALVPVSATTAAAPAPAETEVLDDAATDDGGMAESDLTGE; the protein is encoded by the coding sequence ATGTATAAATCTAAAATGTTAGCGATGGCATGCTGCGGTGCGCTGCTGGCGGGCTGCGGAACCATCACACGGGGATCAAACGATACGTGGGTTGTCGAGACGACCCCAGCGGGAGCAAGCGTAAGCACATCTAACGGCTATCAGTGCGAATCAACGCCCTGCGCCATCAAGATGCCACGTCGCTCTGAGTTCGTCGCAACGATCACGCTTGACGGTTATCAGACCCATCGAGTCAACGTGACCTATCAGGCCTCCACGGCTGGCGGCACTGCCATGGCGGGCAACGTCCTTGTTGGCGGCCTCATCGGCGCAGGTGTGGATGCCTACTCAGGCTCCATGAATGACTTAGTGCCAAACCCTGTGCACGTTGCTCTTGTGCCAGTTAGCGCCACCACTGCCGCTGCTCCGGCACCTGCGGAAACTGAAGTCCTGGACGATGCCGCCACGGACGATGGTGGCATGGCCGAGAGCGATCTTACGGGCGAGTAG
- a CDS encoding YraN family protein, whose product MSRARRRAAERRGRRAEALAALWLQLSGWRILERRARTAAGELDLVARRGGVLAFIEVKERASLEAGLEAVSPRQRARLIRAGSLWQGRRADLAHLQPRHDLIVIAPWRWPVRQTGAFDADAPGLRNLL is encoded by the coding sequence TTGAGCCGCGCCCGCCGCCGCGCCGCCGAGCGCCGGGGCCGCCGGGCCGAGGCGCTGGCCGCATTGTGGCTGCAGCTCTCCGGCTGGCGCATTCTGGAGCGGCGGGCGCGCACGGCGGCGGGCGAGCTCGATCTGGTGGCGCGGCGCGGCGGCGTGCTTGCTTTCATCGAGGTCAAGGAGCGCGCCAGCCTGGAAGCCGGCCTCGAAGCGGTCAGTCCGCGCCAGCGCGCCCGCCTCATCCGCGCCGGTTCGCTCTGGCAGGGACGCCGCGCCGATCTCGCTCATCTGCAGCCGCGCCATGATCTCATCGTCATCGCGCCCTGGCGCTGGCCGGTCCGGCAGACGGGGGCATTCGACGCGGACGCGCCGGGCCTGCGCAATCTTCTTTGA
- a CDS encoding BON domain-containing protein: MTLRQLCVLAACLVALPACAATQDQRAAGRQIDDTNASISVKAAMLRAEGFDLSGVDVEITEGVALLGGTAPREVDRLYAECLAWSAPAVRSVANHIEVGEARGFRRGANDVWITQRVRARLAGDRSVRSVNFNIETHGGVVYLLGFARDANERERASRHAALVNGVERVVVLVRTGGEAPDLPPRGELRAELCDAVARGEPVPAGAPARPELAPQDDR; the protein is encoded by the coding sequence ATGACGCTTCGCCAGCTCTGTGTCCTCGCCGCCTGCCTTGTGGCCCTGCCAGCCTGCGCCGCCACCCAGGATCAGCGCGCCGCCGGGCGCCAGATCGACGACACCAATGCCTCCATCTCGGTCAAGGCCGCCATGCTGCGCGCCGAAGGCTTTGATCTGTCCGGTGTGGATGTGGAGATCACCGAAGGTGTCGCCCTTCTGGGTGGAACCGCGCCGCGCGAAGTAGACCGGCTCTATGCCGAATGCCTGGCCTGGTCGGCACCGGCGGTGCGCAGCGTCGCCAATCATATCGAAGTGGGTGAGGCGCGCGGCTTCCGGCGCGGGGCCAATGATGTCTGGATCACCCAGCGCGTGCGCGCGCGGCTGGCCGGCGACCGCTCGGTGCGGTCGGTCAATTTCAATATCGAGACCCATGGCGGCGTGGTGTACCTGCTGGGCTTCGCGCGCGACGCCAATGAGCGCGAGCGCGCCTCCCGGCATGCCGCGCTGGTCAATGGCGTGGAGCGTGTGGTGGTGCTGGTGCGCACCGGCGGCGAAGCGCCCGACCTGCCCCCGCGCGGAGAGCTGCGTGCGGAGCTGTGCGACGCCGTCGCGCGCGGCGAGCCGGTCCCGGCCGGTGCGCCGGCCCGGCCGGAACTCGCGCCTCAGGATGATCGTTAG
- a CDS encoding recombinase family protein — protein sequence MPRESDPRPPAPERPRAYSYVRFSSPEQARGDSLRRQTAAAERYAAKHGLILDDELNLADLGVSAFRGGNSQRGALAMFRRAVEDGLVPEGSFLLVENLDRLSREYVAKAAAQLQTLLDEGITVVTLSDERVHSRETYSGQDGTIEFLATILQYARAHEESRVKSERVGSAWANKRLRAHQSGERMTARGPGWLKAAKDGGWEIIEDRAAVVREVFQMAIDGQGKHQIAHALNARRVPRFGRAAQWHPSYVSKLLGNAAVIGEFTPHTLEIDGSGKRVRTPGKPIPDYYPRIITEGEWAAVQSIRSAKSPRGRHAAPGATVQSLLAGLSRCPKCGGPMGRVSKGRRSAPKLVCSRAKAGAGCVYRSVDQHAVEAALVRALPALSHTVPIGGSAAAAEAALAGLEGAADALTSGIERLVDAVERGDASPALRDRLTQRQAELAQLQQEIAAAEEDVRRTASALVTHRLDRVAQGFDAAQETFIKAPSDLDRGKLNALLKTAVREVTVNYDAGTLLIEWQHGESSSILYTFAAAVEGASSGAAATSGSPAPGAPRETPAAPAKR from the coding sequence ATGCCCCGCGAAAGTGACCCCAGACCTCCGGCCCCTGAGAGGCCCCGAGCGTACTCTTACGTCCGGTTCAGCTCCCCAGAGCAGGCGAGGGGCGACAGCCTGAGACGCCAGACGGCAGCAGCCGAGCGGTACGCCGCGAAGCATGGGCTCATTCTCGATGACGAGTTGAACCTAGCTGATCTGGGGGTCTCTGCCTTTAGGGGCGGGAACTCCCAGAGGGGTGCTCTGGCCATGTTCAGGCGGGCTGTAGAGGACGGCTTGGTTCCTGAGGGCTCGTTCCTACTGGTCGAGAACCTAGACCGGCTGTCTCGCGAGTACGTGGCGAAGGCCGCTGCTCAGCTACAGACGCTCCTAGATGAAGGCATCACGGTAGTGACCCTCTCAGACGAGCGCGTCCATAGCCGGGAGACGTACTCCGGTCAGGACGGGACCATTGAGTTCCTAGCTACCATCCTGCAGTACGCCCGCGCCCACGAGGAGAGCCGGGTCAAGAGTGAGCGTGTAGGATCGGCATGGGCGAACAAGCGTCTCAGGGCGCACCAGTCCGGCGAGAGGATGACGGCGCGAGGGCCAGGGTGGCTTAAGGCCGCAAAAGACGGGGGCTGGGAGATCATTGAGGACCGTGCAGCGGTCGTCAGGGAGGTCTTTCAGATGGCCATAGACGGACAGGGCAAGCACCAGATCGCCCACGCTCTGAACGCTCGCCGTGTGCCGAGGTTCGGCAGGGCCGCCCAGTGGCATCCCTCGTATGTCTCCAAGTTGCTGGGCAACGCTGCCGTGATCGGAGAGTTCACCCCTCACACCTTGGAGATTGACGGGAGCGGGAAGCGGGTCAGGACACCGGGGAAGCCCATCCCCGACTACTACCCCCGGATCATTACGGAGGGGGAATGGGCGGCGGTCCAGAGCATAAGGTCCGCTAAGAGCCCACGGGGCCGCCATGCAGCGCCCGGCGCGACGGTTCAGAGCCTCCTAGCAGGCCTGTCTCGCTGCCCCAAGTGCGGTGGACCGATGGGCCGGGTTTCCAAGGGGCGACGCAGTGCGCCCAAGCTGGTCTGTTCCCGAGCGAAGGCGGGGGCCGGATGCGTGTACCGCAGCGTCGATCAGCACGCGGTAGAAGCCGCGCTTGTCCGGGCGTTGCCCGCCCTCTCCCATACCGTCCCGATAGGGGGCTCCGCAGCGGCGGCTGAGGCGGCTCTTGCCGGACTGGAGGGAGCTGCCGACGCTCTAACCTCAGGGATCGAGCGGCTGGTAGATGCTGTGGAGCGCGGCGACGCGAGCCCTGCCCTCCGGGACCGCCTTACGCAGCGCCAAGCGGAACTCGCGCAGCTCCAACAGGAGATTGCTGCAGCGGAGGAGGACGTGCGGCGCACTGCCAGTGCACTCGTGACGCACCGGCTAGACCGGGTTGCGCAGGGGTTCGACGCCGCCCAAGAGACGTTCATCAAGGCCCCCAGCGATCTGGACAGGGGCAAGCTGAACGCCCTACTCAAGACGGCGGTGCGGGAGGTGACGGTCAACTACGACGCCGGGACGCTCCTGATAGAGTGGCAGCACGGGGAGAGTTCTTCGATCCTGTACACGTTCGCGGCGGCTGTAGAGGGGGCGAGCAGCGGAGCGGCAGCGACTAGCGGTTCCCCCGCTCCCGGCGCACCGCGAGAGACACCCGCCGCGCCCGCCAAGAGGTAG
- a CDS encoding ATP-binding protein — translation MSFKTYSAAFEGAVARPVDVQVQIAGGQANFSVVGLGDKAVAESRERIRAAFAAIGLALPHKRLIVNLAPADRPKEGAHYDLPIAMGLMAAVGVLPRDVLEGHLVMGELGLDGSIAPCPGALPAAMLASEMDLAFICPEACGPEAAWAGGDLAILAPASLIQLVNHFKGGQVIARPAPGDLIEGGPVPDLRDVRGQETAKRALEIAAAGGHNLLMMSASRPLRCHRVFHSNSIAGGLWQQPHGLSGADYVESLGAR, via the coding sequence ATGAGTTTCAAGACCTATTCGGCAGCCTTCGAAGGCGCGGTCGCCCGCCCTGTGGATGTGCAGGTACAGATCGCGGGCGGCCAGGCGAATTTCTCTGTCGTTGGGCTCGGTGACAAGGCGGTAGCCGAAAGCCGCGAGCGCATCCGCGCCGCCTTCGCCGCCATCGGCCTGGCGCTGCCGCACAAGCGCCTCATCGTCAATCTCGCCCCGGCCGACCGGCCCAAGGAGGGCGCCCATTACGATCTGCCCATCGCCATGGGGCTGATGGCCGCCGTGGGCGTCTTGCCCCGCGATGTGCTGGAGGGGCATCTGGTGATGGGGGAGCTGGGCCTCGACGGCTCCATTGCGCCCTGTCCCGGTGCCCTGCCGGCGGCCATGCTGGCCAGCGAAATGGATCTGGCCTTCATCTGCCCGGAAGCCTGCGGGCCCGAAGCGGCCTGGGCGGGGGGCGATCTGGCGATCCTGGCGCCGGCCTCGCTGATCCAGCTCGTCAATCATTTCAAGGGCGGGCAAGTGATCGCCCGTCCGGCGCCCGGCGATCTGATCGAGGGCGGCCCGGTCCCGGACCTGCGCGATGTGCGCGGCCAGGAAACCGCCAAGCGGGCTTTGGAGATCGCTGCCGCGGGCGGGCATAATCTCCTCATGATGTCTGCGTCGAGACCCCTTCGCTGCCATCGAGTTTTCCACAGCAACTCAATTGCTGGTGGATTGTGGCAACAACCTCATGGACTCTCGGGGGCGGATTATGTGGAATCTCTTGGAGCGCGGTGA